A window from Cryptomeria japonica chromosome 1, Sugi_1.0, whole genome shotgun sequence encodes these proteins:
- the LOC131063195 gene encoding uncharacterized protein LOC131063195: protein MSTYMLVYGKEARLPILLEFPALDLSNQLDMIEEEPMSTRLAQLIELEEVRNEAMRQIEHHQAQMKRYFDKRASPRVFKEGDIVLKQDEFKSRPGKHTKFDAFWSGPYMIFECK, encoded by the coding sequence ATGTCTACATACATGCTTGTGTATGGGAAAGAAGCAAGGTTGCCTATTTTACTTGAGTTTCCAGCCCTTGATCTATCTAACCAGCTggatatgattgaagaagagccTATGTCAACAAGGTTGGCTCAGCTGATTGAGCTAGAGGAAGTTAGAAATGAGGCAATGAGGCAAATTGagcatcaccaagctcaaatgaaaagatATTTTGATAAGAGGGCTTCTCCTAGAGTGTTCAAGGAAGGTGACATTGTTCTTAAACAGGATGAATTCAAGAGCAGGCCAGgcaagcatacaaagtttgatgctttttggagtgggccttatatGATTTTTGAGTGTAAGTAG